A genomic segment from Oncorhynchus keta strain PuntledgeMale-10-30-2019 chromosome 7, Oket_V2, whole genome shotgun sequence encodes:
- the LOC118386326 gene encoding myosin light chain 1, skeletal muscle isoform-like: MAPKKDAKAAPAKKAEPAKAAAPAPEPEVVAAPPALDLSTVKVEFTPDQQEDYKEAFGLFDRVGDAKVAYNQVADIMRALGQNPTNKEVRKVLGNPSDEDMAGKRLEFEAFLPMLQHIVNDPNKGTFDDYVEGLRVFDKEGNGTVMGAELRIVLGTLGEKMTEAEIDALMQGQEDENGSINFEAFVKHIMSI; the protein is encoded by the exons ATGGCACCCAAGAAGGACGCTAAGGCGGCACCCGCCAAGAAAGCCGAACCGGCAAAGGCAGCTGCACCCGCACCCGAGCCTGAGGTGGTGGCCGCCCCCCCTGCACTCGACTTGTCCACAGTCAAG GTGGAGTTCACTCCCGACCAGCAGGAGG aCTACAAGGAGGCTTTCGGTCTCTTCGACAGGGTGGGTGACGCAAAGGTGGCTTACAACCAGGTCGCTGATATCATGCGCGCCCTGGGACAGAACCCCACCAACAAGGAGGTGCGCAAAGTCCTGGGCAACCCTTCCGATGAGG ACATGGCCGGCAAGAGATTAGAGTTCGAGGCCTTCCTCCCCATGCTCCAGCACATCGTCAATGACCCAAACAAGGGAACCTTCGATGACTACGTTGAAGGTCTGCGCGTCTTTGACAAGGAGGGCAATGGCACCGTGATGGGGGCTGAGCTGCGTATTGTCCTTGGAACACTGG gtgagAAGATGACCGAGGCTGAGATTGATGCCCTCATGCAGGGACAGGAGGACGAGAACGGCAGTATCAACTTTGAAG CCTTTGTCAAGCACATCATGTCTATTTAA